From a single Miscanthus floridulus cultivar M001 chromosome 8, ASM1932011v1, whole genome shotgun sequence genomic region:
- the LOC136475828 gene encoding calcium-transporting ATPase 5, plasma membrane-type-like isoform X2 translates to MAGGQAPEASPGRYQRRRDEIDDDDCADVLGIDVRGPDADPFDIPAKRAPVERLRRWRQAALVLNASRRFRYTLDLKKEEEKEQIRRKIRAHAQVIRAALLFKEAGEKQNHDTELPEILPRGFGIGEEQLTVMTRDHNYSALQEYGGVKGLANLLKTNLEKGIHGDEADLSCRANAFGPNRYPRKKGRSFWVFLWEACQDITLVILIIAAVISLVLGIATEGIKEGWYDGTSIAFAVFLVIVVTAVSDYKQSLQFQHLNEEKQNIQVEVIRGGRWIQVSIFDIVVGDIVALKIGDQVPADGVVISGHSLAIDESSMTGESKIVMKDQKSPFLMAGCKVADGFGTMLVTAVGLNTEWGLLMASISEDNNEETPLQVRLNGVATFIGIVGLSAAAMVLVVLFARYFTGHTTNSDGSVQFVKRHASVKSAIFGSIKILTVAVTIVVVAVPEGLPLAVTLTLAYSMRKMMADKALVRRLSACETMGSATTICSDKTGTLTLSQMTVVQSIVGEVKLQPAGNVDKLSPTVVSLLLEGIAQNTSGSVFEAQDGSVEVTGSPTEKAILSWGLDLRMKFAEERSRSSIIHVSPFNSEKKRAGVAVVARDLDVHVHWKGAAEIVLSLCTSWLDVDGSPHEMTPDKANQLKKLIEDMAEQSLRCIAFAYRNLDLKDVPSEEQRINWQLPDNELTLIGIIGMKDPCRPEVRDAVELCKKAGVKVRMVTGDNQKTAKAIALECGILDDSEASAQAIIEGRVFRAYDDTERENVADKIYVMARSSPNDKLLLVKALKKIGHVVAVTGDGTNDAPALHEADIGLSMGIQGTEVAKESSDIIILDDNFSSVVKVVRWGRSVYANIQKFIQFQLTVNVAALVINIVAAVSSGNVPLNAVQLLWVNLIMDTLGALALATEPPTDQLMRRPPVGRREPLVTNIMWRNLFIQAVFQVAVLLTLNFRGRDLLHLTHDTLDHSSKVKNTLIFNTFVLCQLALGFCWKIHSSSEDSIEGSHLKVLA, encoded by the exons ATGGCCGGGGGGCAGGCGCCCGAGGCGTCGCCCGGGCGGTACCAGCGCCGCCGCGACGagatcgacgacgacgactgcGCCGACGTGCTCGGCATCGACGTGCGTGGTCCCGACGCTGACCCGTTCGACATCCCCGCCAAGCGCGCCCCCGTCGAGCGGCTCCGGCGCTGGAGG CAAGCTGCACTTGTCCTCAATGCTTCTCGACGATTCAGATACACGCTTGACCTAaaaaaggaggaggagaaggaacaAATAAGGAGGAAGATAAGGGCCCATGCCCAAGTCATACGG GCCGCTTTACTATTCAAAGAGGCTGGGGAAAAGCAGAATCATGACACAGAGTTACCAG AAATTCTCCCGCGGGGGTTTGGAATTGGAGAGGAGCAGCTGACAGTGATGACTAGGGATCATAATTATTCTGCTCTGCAAGAATATGGAGGG GTCAAAGGGCTCGCAAATTTACTGAAAACCAACCTAGAGAAGGGAATTCATGGCGATGAGGCAGATTTGTCATGCAGGGCAAATGCTTTTGGGCCTAACAGATATCCTCGCAAGAAAGGAAGGAGCTTTTGG GTTTTTCTTTGGGAGGCCTGCCAGGACATTACGCTAGTTATCCTTATCATAGCTGCAGTAATTTCTCTAGTACTGGGCATTGCAACTGAG GGTATCAAAGAAGGCTGGTATGATGGCACTAGTATTGCATTTGCGGTTTTTCTTGTGATAGTCGTTACTG CTGTTAGTGACTACAAGCAGTCACTGCAGTTCCAACACCTCAATGAGGAGAAGCAAAACATACAAGTGGAG GTTATTAGGGGTGGTAGATGGATTCAAGTATCAATATTTGATATTGTAGTTGGTGATATTGTAGCTTTAAAAATCGGTGATCAG gtcccagctgatggtgttgtaaTCAGCGGTCATTCTCTTGCCATTGATGAGTCCAGTATGACTGGGGAAAGCAAGATT GTTATGAAGGATCAGAAGTCACCCTTTTTAATGGCTGGATGCAAAGTTGCTGATGGTTTTGGTACCATGTTG GTAACAGCAGTTGGCCTTAACACCGAATGGGGTTTATTAATGGCCAGTATTTCAGAAGACAACAATGAAGAAACTCCTCTGCAG GTGCGGTTGAATGGAGTAGCAACATTCATAGGTATCGTAGGGCTTTCTGCTGCTGCTATGGTCCTCGTAGTCCTCTTTGCAAG ATATTTTACAGGACATACTACAAATTCAGATGGCTCTGTTCAGTTTGTTAAGAGGCACGCGAGTGTGAAATCTGCAATATTTGGTTCAATAAAGATACTAACTGTTGCG GTAACTATTGTTGTTGTCGCTGTACCTGAGGGCTTACCGCTGGCTGTCACACTAAC TCTGGCTTATTCCATGCGAAAAATGATGGCCGACAAAGCACTG GTGCGGAGGCTTTCTGCTTGTGAAACAATGGGTTCAGCTACAACTATTTGTAGTGACAAGACTGGTACATTAACATTGAGCCAG ATGACTGTTGTGCAATCGATTGTCGGTGAAGTAAAGCTGCAACCTGCTGGTAATGTTGATAAACTGTCACCTACTGTAGTCTCACTTCTACTTGAAGGAATTGCACAGAATACCTCAGGCAGTGTGTTTGAGGCACAG GATGGTAGCGTCGAGGTAACTGGTTCACCAACAGAAAAGGCTATCCTATCGTGGGGTCTTGAT CTTCGTATGAAATTTGCGGAGGAGAGATCACGATCATCTATAATTCATGTCTCTCCCTTCAACTCTGAAAAAAAGCGCGCTGGGGTTGCAGTGGTTGCG AGAGATTTGGATGTTCATGTACACTGGAAAGGAGCTGCTGAAATTGTTCTTTCCTTGTGCACAAGTTGGCTCGATGTGGATGGCtcaccacatgaaatgacacCTGATAAG GCTAATCAACTCAAGAAACTTATAGAAGATATGGCTGAGCAAAGTCTTCGATGTATTGCTTTTGCTTATCGAAATCTTGATCTTAAGGATGTTCCAAGTGAGGAGCAAAGAATCAACTGGCAATTGCCAGATAATGAATTGACTCTTATTGGAATCATAGGGATGAAG GATCCTTGTCGCCCTGAAGTAAGAGACGCTGTTGAACTGTGCAAAAAGGCTGGTGTTAAG GTACGAATGGTAACTGGAGATAATCAAAAGACAGCTAAAGCAATAGCACTTGAGTGTGGAATACTCGATGACTCAGAGGCATCTGCACAAGCTATAATAGAGGGAAGAGTTTTCCGTGCTTATGATGATACTGAAAGGGAGAATGTTGCCGACAAGATTTAT GTGATGGCACGATCTTCTCCTAACGACAAACTTCTCCTAGTAAAAGCTCTTAAGAAAATAGGCCATGTTGTAGCCGTTACTGGTGATGGAACAAATGATGCTCCTGCATTGCATGAG GCAGACATTGGTCTTTCTATGGGCATCCAAGGAACAGAAGTAGCTAAAGAGAGCTCAGACATAATTATTCTGGATGACAATTTTTCTTCTGTTGTGAAG GTGGTTCGCTGGGGTCGCTCTGTTTATGCAAATATCCAAAAGTTTATTCAGTTCCAGCTTACCGTAAATGTTGCAGCTCTTGTCATCAATATTGTTGCTGCTGTTTCCTCAGGAAATGTTCCTCTAAATGCTGTTCAG CTTCTCTGGGTTAATCTCATCATGGACACACTTGGTGCTCTTGCTTTGGCTACTGAACCACCAACGGATCAACTTATGAGGCGGCCACCTGTTGGACGCAG GGAACCTCTTGTGACTAATATCATGTGGAGAAACTTGTTTATTCAG GCTGTCTTTCAAGTTGCTGTTCTTCTGACTCTCAACTTTAGGGGTCGGGATCTTTTGCATTTGACTCATGACACACTAGATCACTCCAGTAAAGTGAAAAATACACTTATATTCAACACATTTGTCTTGTGTCAG
- the LOC136475828 gene encoding calcium-transporting ATPase 5, plasma membrane-type-like isoform X1 has translation MAGGQAPEASPGRYQRRRDEIDDDDCADVLGIDVRGPDADPFDIPAKRAPVERLRRWRQAALVLNASRRFRYTLDLKKEEEKEQIRRKIRAHAQVIRAALLFKEAGEKQNHDTELPEILPRGFGIGEEQLTVMTRDHNYSALQEYGGVKGLANLLKTNLEKGIHGDEADLSCRANAFGPNRYPRKKGRSFWVFLWEACQDITLVILIIAAVISLVLGIATEGIKEGWYDGTSIAFAVFLVIVVTAVSDYKQSLQFQHLNEEKQNIQVEVIRGGRWIQVSIFDIVVGDIVALKIGDQVPADGVVISGHSLAIDESSMTGESKIVMKDQKSPFLMAGCKVADGFGTMLVTAVGLNTEWGLLMASISEDNNEETPLQVRLNGVATFIGIVGLSAAAMVLVVLFARYFTGHTTNSDGSVQFVKRHASVKSAIFGSIKILTVAVTIVVVAVPEGLPLAVTLTLAYSMRKMMADKALVRRLSACETMGSATTICSDKTGTLTLSQMTVVQSIVGEVKLQPAGNVDKLSPTVVSLLLEGIAQNTSGSVFEAQDGSVEVTGSPTEKAILSWGLDLRMKFAEERSRSSIIHVSPFNSEKKRAGVAVVARDLDVHVHWKGAAEIVLSLCTSWLDVDGSPHEMTPDKANQLKKLIEDMAEQSLRCIAFAYRNLDLKDVPSEEQRINWQLPDNELTLIGIIGMKDPCRPEVRDAVELCKKAGVKVRMVTGDNQKTAKAIALECGILDDSEASAQAIIEGRVFRAYDDTERENVADKIYVMARSSPNDKLLLVKALKKIGHVVAVTGDGTNDAPALHEADIGLSMGIQGTEVAKESSDIIILDDNFSSVVKVVRWGRSVYANIQKFIQFQLTVNVAALVINIVAAVSSGNVPLNAVQLLWVNLIMDTLGALALATEPPTDQLMRRPPVGRREPLVTNIMWRNLFIQAVFQVAVLLTLNFRGRDLLHLTHDTLDHSSKVKNTLIFNTFVLCQVFNEVNSRKPEELNIFAGVSRNHLFLAVVSITVVMQVIIIEFLGKFTSAVRLNWKLWLVSVVIAFLSWPLAFVGKFIPVPRTQLKDLILRCWPKSGESAAQQTQDDRIAESRV, from the exons ATGGCCGGGGGGCAGGCGCCCGAGGCGTCGCCCGGGCGGTACCAGCGCCGCCGCGACGagatcgacgacgacgactgcGCCGACGTGCTCGGCATCGACGTGCGTGGTCCCGACGCTGACCCGTTCGACATCCCCGCCAAGCGCGCCCCCGTCGAGCGGCTCCGGCGCTGGAGG CAAGCTGCACTTGTCCTCAATGCTTCTCGACGATTCAGATACACGCTTGACCTAaaaaaggaggaggagaaggaacaAATAAGGAGGAAGATAAGGGCCCATGCCCAAGTCATACGG GCCGCTTTACTATTCAAAGAGGCTGGGGAAAAGCAGAATCATGACACAGAGTTACCAG AAATTCTCCCGCGGGGGTTTGGAATTGGAGAGGAGCAGCTGACAGTGATGACTAGGGATCATAATTATTCTGCTCTGCAAGAATATGGAGGG GTCAAAGGGCTCGCAAATTTACTGAAAACCAACCTAGAGAAGGGAATTCATGGCGATGAGGCAGATTTGTCATGCAGGGCAAATGCTTTTGGGCCTAACAGATATCCTCGCAAGAAAGGAAGGAGCTTTTGG GTTTTTCTTTGGGAGGCCTGCCAGGACATTACGCTAGTTATCCTTATCATAGCTGCAGTAATTTCTCTAGTACTGGGCATTGCAACTGAG GGTATCAAAGAAGGCTGGTATGATGGCACTAGTATTGCATTTGCGGTTTTTCTTGTGATAGTCGTTACTG CTGTTAGTGACTACAAGCAGTCACTGCAGTTCCAACACCTCAATGAGGAGAAGCAAAACATACAAGTGGAG GTTATTAGGGGTGGTAGATGGATTCAAGTATCAATATTTGATATTGTAGTTGGTGATATTGTAGCTTTAAAAATCGGTGATCAG gtcccagctgatggtgttgtaaTCAGCGGTCATTCTCTTGCCATTGATGAGTCCAGTATGACTGGGGAAAGCAAGATT GTTATGAAGGATCAGAAGTCACCCTTTTTAATGGCTGGATGCAAAGTTGCTGATGGTTTTGGTACCATGTTG GTAACAGCAGTTGGCCTTAACACCGAATGGGGTTTATTAATGGCCAGTATTTCAGAAGACAACAATGAAGAAACTCCTCTGCAG GTGCGGTTGAATGGAGTAGCAACATTCATAGGTATCGTAGGGCTTTCTGCTGCTGCTATGGTCCTCGTAGTCCTCTTTGCAAG ATATTTTACAGGACATACTACAAATTCAGATGGCTCTGTTCAGTTTGTTAAGAGGCACGCGAGTGTGAAATCTGCAATATTTGGTTCAATAAAGATACTAACTGTTGCG GTAACTATTGTTGTTGTCGCTGTACCTGAGGGCTTACCGCTGGCTGTCACACTAAC TCTGGCTTATTCCATGCGAAAAATGATGGCCGACAAAGCACTG GTGCGGAGGCTTTCTGCTTGTGAAACAATGGGTTCAGCTACAACTATTTGTAGTGACAAGACTGGTACATTAACATTGAGCCAG ATGACTGTTGTGCAATCGATTGTCGGTGAAGTAAAGCTGCAACCTGCTGGTAATGTTGATAAACTGTCACCTACTGTAGTCTCACTTCTACTTGAAGGAATTGCACAGAATACCTCAGGCAGTGTGTTTGAGGCACAG GATGGTAGCGTCGAGGTAACTGGTTCACCAACAGAAAAGGCTATCCTATCGTGGGGTCTTGAT CTTCGTATGAAATTTGCGGAGGAGAGATCACGATCATCTATAATTCATGTCTCTCCCTTCAACTCTGAAAAAAAGCGCGCTGGGGTTGCAGTGGTTGCG AGAGATTTGGATGTTCATGTACACTGGAAAGGAGCTGCTGAAATTGTTCTTTCCTTGTGCACAAGTTGGCTCGATGTGGATGGCtcaccacatgaaatgacacCTGATAAG GCTAATCAACTCAAGAAACTTATAGAAGATATGGCTGAGCAAAGTCTTCGATGTATTGCTTTTGCTTATCGAAATCTTGATCTTAAGGATGTTCCAAGTGAGGAGCAAAGAATCAACTGGCAATTGCCAGATAATGAATTGACTCTTATTGGAATCATAGGGATGAAG GATCCTTGTCGCCCTGAAGTAAGAGACGCTGTTGAACTGTGCAAAAAGGCTGGTGTTAAG GTACGAATGGTAACTGGAGATAATCAAAAGACAGCTAAAGCAATAGCACTTGAGTGTGGAATACTCGATGACTCAGAGGCATCTGCACAAGCTATAATAGAGGGAAGAGTTTTCCGTGCTTATGATGATACTGAAAGGGAGAATGTTGCCGACAAGATTTAT GTGATGGCACGATCTTCTCCTAACGACAAACTTCTCCTAGTAAAAGCTCTTAAGAAAATAGGCCATGTTGTAGCCGTTACTGGTGATGGAACAAATGATGCTCCTGCATTGCATGAG GCAGACATTGGTCTTTCTATGGGCATCCAAGGAACAGAAGTAGCTAAAGAGAGCTCAGACATAATTATTCTGGATGACAATTTTTCTTCTGTTGTGAAG GTGGTTCGCTGGGGTCGCTCTGTTTATGCAAATATCCAAAAGTTTATTCAGTTCCAGCTTACCGTAAATGTTGCAGCTCTTGTCATCAATATTGTTGCTGCTGTTTCCTCAGGAAATGTTCCTCTAAATGCTGTTCAG CTTCTCTGGGTTAATCTCATCATGGACACACTTGGTGCTCTTGCTTTGGCTACTGAACCACCAACGGATCAACTTATGAGGCGGCCACCTGTTGGACGCAG GGAACCTCTTGTGACTAATATCATGTGGAGAAACTTGTTTATTCAG GCTGTCTTTCAAGTTGCTGTTCTTCTGACTCTCAACTTTAGGGGTCGGGATCTTTTGCATTTGACTCATGACACACTAGATCACTCCAGTAAAGTGAAAAATACACTTATATTCAACACATTTGTCTTGTGTCAG GTGTTTAATGAGGTCAATTCTCGTAAACCAGAAGAACTGAACATCTTTGCTGGAGTTTCAAGAAATCACCTTTTCTTGGCAGTAGTGAGCATAACTGTTGTGATGCAG GTGATAATTATTGAGTTCCTCGGGAAATTTACATCGGCAGTGAGACTCAACTGGAAGCTTTGGCTTGTTTCCGTAGTTATTGCTTTTCTAAG